The following are encoded in a window of Deltaproteobacteria bacterium genomic DNA:
- a CDS encoding c-type cytochrome biogenesis protein CcsB translates to MSNVILFNLTTVLFGVASALYLGALYARNEKISAFGTWVCLLAAVVSTAALGVRWYESYQMGIGRIPVTNLYESLVFFAWSVNLFY, encoded by the coding sequence ATGAGCAACGTCATCCTGTTCAATCTCACCACGGTCCTGTTCGGCGTGGCGTCCGCCCTGTACCTCGGCGCTCTCTACGCGAGGAACGAAAAGATTTCGGCGTTCGGCACCTGGGTCTGCCTCCTCGCGGCCGTCGTTTCCACCGCGGCGCTCGGAGTGCGCTGGTACGAGTCGTACCAGATGGGGATCGGCCGCATCCCCGTGACGAACCTCTACGAGTCGCTCGTCTTCTTCGCCTGGTCCGTGAACCTGTTCTAC